One genomic segment of Desulfomicrobium sp. ZS1 includes these proteins:
- the ablA gene encoding lysine 2,3-aminomutase, whose product MHIYSENQRRLAKIIAEDATRSNWTDWKWHVRNSIKSIEGVERLLGIEFSEKERKALRNTTEKFPMAITPYYLSLIDPIDYRNDPVFMQAFPSTDELRIESHDMSDPLHEDKDSPVPGLTHRYPDRVLLHVSNTCAMYCRHCTRKRKVGDRDSIPSRDDLRQGIEYIRSTPQVRDVLLSGGDPFLLSDDMLDWLLTEIGGIEHVEVVRIGTRTPVVLPYRITDGLVEMLKKHHPLWINTHFNHPAEITASSKQALAKLANAGIPLGNQSVLLAGVNDCPRLIKVLNHKLVRNRVRPYYLYQCDLSEGLTHFRTPIGKGIEILESLRGHTSGFSIPTYVVDAPGGGGKIPLMPNYIISWTANKVVLRNYEGVITTYHEPAHYEPTYCDRECTTCNLQLREADAEEKAIGIESLLADWDDTQSLTPEENERIGRRTDAA is encoded by the coding sequence ATGCACATATATTCTGAAAACCAGCGGCGGCTGGCAAAAATCATCGCGGAGGACGCCACCCGTTCCAACTGGACGGATTGGAAGTGGCACGTCCGCAACAGCATCAAAAGCATCGAGGGAGTCGAGCGTCTGCTTGGCATCGAATTTAGCGAGAAGGAGCGCAAAGCGCTGAGGAACACCACGGAAAAATTTCCCATGGCCATCACGCCGTATTATCTGTCCCTCATCGATCCCATCGACTATCGCAACGACCCCGTGTTCATGCAGGCCTTTCCCTCGACCGACGAATTGCGCATCGAAAGCCACGACATGAGCGACCCTCTGCACGAGGACAAGGATTCCCCCGTGCCCGGCCTGACCCACCGCTATCCGGACAGGGTGCTGCTGCATGTCAGCAACACCTGCGCCATGTACTGCCGCCACTGCACCCGCAAGCGCAAGGTCGGCGACCGTGATTCCATCCCCAGCCGCGACGACCTGCGCCAGGGCATCGAATATATCCGCAGCACTCCGCAGGTGCGCGATGTGCTCCTGTCCGGAGGCGACCCCTTCCTGCTCTCGGACGACATGCTTGATTGGCTGTTGACCGAGATCGGCGGCATCGAGCACGTGGAGGTCGTGCGCATCGGCACGCGCACCCCGGTGGTTCTGCCGTACCGCATCACCGACGGGTTGGTCGAGATGCTCAAAAAGCATCATCCGCTCTGGATCAACACGCATTTCAACCATCCGGCGGAGATCACGGCCTCGTCCAAGCAGGCCCTGGCCAAGCTGGCCAACGCGGGCATCCCGCTTGGCAACCAGAGCGTGCTCCTGGCCGGGGTGAACGACTGCCCGCGCCTGATCAAGGTTCTCAATCACAAGCTGGTCCGCAACCGGGTCCGCCCCTATTACCTGTACCAGTGTGACCTGTCCGAGGGCCTGACTCATTTCCGCACGCCCATCGGCAAGGGCATCGAGATCCTGGAGAGCCTGCGCGGCCACACCAGCGGCTTCTCCATCCCGACGTATGTGGTCGATGCTCCGGGCGGCGGCGGCAAGATTCCGCTCATGCCCAACTACATCATCTCGTGGACCGCGAACAAGGTCGTGCTGCGCAACTACGAGGGCGTCATCACCACCTACCACGAGCCGGCCCATTACGAGCCGACGTACTGCGACCGCGAATGCACGACCTGCAACCTGCAGCTGCGCGAGGCCGACGCCGAAGAAAAGGCCATCGGCATCGAAAGCCTGCTGGCCGACTGGGACGACACCCAGAGCCTGACCCCCGAAGAGAACGAACGCATAGGGAGGCGCACCGATGCAGCCTGA